The genomic DNA agagatgatggaaaaaggttaaaaacatcacttgtacaaaaatatttatagcaactctgtggtggcaaagaattggaaatcaagtaaatgtcctccaattggggaatggcttaacaaactgtggtatatgtatgtcatggaacactatgttctattagaaaccaggagggatgggaattcagggaatcctggagggatttgcatgaattgatgctgagtgagatgagcagaaccagaaaaacactatacaccctaacagcaacatcggggcaatggtcaaccttgatggactcactcattccatcagtgcaacagagacaatttggggctctctgcaatggagaatacgatctctatccagagaaagaagtgtggagtttgaacaaagaccaaggactattaccttaaatttagaaaaaataactggtatcttattgtctgatcttgctatctcttataatttatgtttcttccttaaggatataatttctctctcatcacattcaatttggatcaatgtatgccatggaaataatgtgaagactggcaaattgcctcctgtggtggggtgggtggagggaagtaagattaagggaaaattgtaaaactcaaaataaataaaatattttttaaaatgatgatgactatttctgctttttattatatttcagtaATAGATTCTGCTCTGTTTCCTTGTTTTAACTGTGCTCCTTGAACCTCTAAAGCTTAGAATGTATTTAGATTCCTctcttaacttttattttctcaCTGATAAAGTGGGGGATACTGGTTATGATACTACTTACTTCCCAaagtgatgaaataaaaataccttGACATGTGAAAATAAATTTGGGAAAACCACTCAACTATGAACTTcaagaaggaaggggaaatcTTAATGTAGCTTTTTGATTTCATATCATATTATACAGaatacaaacacagacacacacatacacacacatatatgtataatacccACATGTGTGAATGTACATTTTGTATGCACATATGTGTTATAAATAGAATATGAATGTAGGGATGAATTGGGTAGAAAAGTAATGTGCAAACATAATCAAGGGTTTTAGAGtgtaactatatatatgtatatatatatatacatatatatatatatatatgaaactggtTCATATTGAAACATAACTGAAAgtgatctcttttcctttttagatGTTTTCTGCCCCACATTCATACCATTTGATTAAGCATTGAAGGTTCAGTCCAAGAACCTACAGGAACCTTTCCACTTCAATGGCCTTTAGTAATAATTCACAGGTGACAGAGTTCATCCTCCAGGGCTTCTCTGAACATCCCAAACTCCGGATTCCATTGTTTGGTTGTTTCCTCTCTTTGTACATTGTGAGTCTTGTAGGCAATGTCCtaatcatcattgtcatcacACTCAACTCAAGCCTCCATAGCCCCATGTACTTCTTTTTATTCAACTTGGCTACAATGGACATTGTCTGTACATCCTCCATTCTGCCCAAAGTGCTGCAGGGGCTGCTCTCAGAGGAGAACAACATCTCCTATGGGGGCTGCATGACCCAACTCTACTTTGTCATTTGGTCTGGATCATCAGAACTGCTTCTTTTCACAGTCATGGCTTATGACCGCTATGTGGCCATCTGCCACCCTCTGCATTACAGTACTTTGATGAGCAAGAGACTCTGCAATCTGTTAGCAGTTACTGTGTGGCTCATCTGTGCCTTCAACTCCTCTATCCATACTGGTCTGATGACACGACTGTACTTCTGTGGACCCAATGTAATTACTCATTTCTTCTGTGAGGTCCCTCCTCTCTTGTTGCTCTCCTGTACTGCCACCTATATTAACAGTGTCATGACTGTCTTGGCAGATGCCTTCTAtggttttataaattttcttctgaCTTTGGTGTCCTATGGTTTCATTATTTCTAGCATCCTGAAAATTCAGActtcagagggaaagaaaagagcttTTTCTACCTGTTCTTCTCATCTTATTGTGGTATCCATGTATTACATGGCTGTTCTATATGCCTATATTAGTCCTATTTGTGGCTATTATCCAGAGAGAAGTAAACTGGCTGGTGTGCTATATACTATGTTAAGTCCAACTTTGAATCCTCTAATCTATACCCTAAGGAACAAGGAGGTCAAAATGGCCCTTATGAAACTTTTGCCATCCTTTAGAAATTGATTAGAATTTTTCTTATAAGTTAGTGGTTAGCTTCTTATTAGTTAGTGATAAGCTTCTTTGTATTAGTTAGTGGTATGGAATAATCCTGTTTATGCctttaaatgagaaaatgcaagttttaaaaattgatctgCATGTGTAATATTCTTTGATGCCTACCTTCGTCTTCCATGTTTGGAACTACAAGACTCAGATTAATGGGAATGTTGATTTACTTCTAAGTATCATATCATTCTATAAAATATGCTACCAACTTCATATTCTTACCTGGGTTTTAccaattttattgctattttccccatttacaaGATTAAGAGAAAGGATTGTTTCTTTTCAAATTACCTTTACTTTTTGTTTGGAATATTCATATATCATCTTCTTctctaattatctatctatctatctatctatctatctatctatctatctatctacatatctaatctatatatattttcaacAAGGATCTCAAGCAGGGCAAAAAGTATTATTCATGGAtctgattttccttcttttaaaaatgttttaaaatatagacTTCTTATGTTTAACATAAAAATGATTACATGCACAATGATTGGTGCATTGGTAGATTCTATCTACGAAGAGTGACTTTTTGTTTGATCACTGAGTTAtcagcacatatatatatatatatatatatattccataattTTCTAGAGTTATGAAACCAATGTTTGTGAAGTATCACATTTAAATCAGGTTTTCAAACTTGAGAAATTTTTCTATCCCAATGTCCTAAGGTTTGAACGGTGGGGTCACATTCTAGACATCCTAATGATTGAAGACCGTCATATCCCTCAGTTCTTGTGATTATGTCTAGataagaagaataaaattaagGACAGTGACACAAAAAGGATCTAGGCTCTTCATGTGCTTCCCCATTGTACAGTATGCCCAAGCCACCATCCTTTATATACCTAAATAATATAGAACGGCATACAGAGGACTAATAAATTACCTAACCCATGATCCTTTTACTGCTTTTTTTCTTGTTATGACCTTACCCATGATATCTCATCAAAGAAAGACTAAGGTTTCCTTTACTTCAGTTGTCTTTTTAATTCATagtaaggaagggaagaaaacaacTATAGTACCTGTTATGATCCTTTACCACTCATCTGTTTTTTCTCAATTGCAGGGTGCTTCTGATCAAACAGATTTTCCTCCAGAATATGTATAAAGACCATCTCTGCATTAGTAGTTCATTGTTAGAACTCAGTTCATTtgttcttgagatttttttctagtattatgtaattttctttctctacaaaAATATCTCTCTTGGTCAGAACATAATGTTTTCCCTTCATAATAATTAAGGATTAGATACCATTGTGTAttagtggaaagaaaactggaaggTAATCAAATGACCAAGGAGTATATCTTGGCAGCTTGACTATTGGCTATTTAATCTAACTATTCTtggctttaatttcatcatcagaacaatgaaataggggattcaAAATAGTTGACTCAAAAACTCAAACATATTTTCTATGTTTAACTACGTTTGAAGGATAGAACTCATCTGGCTATTATTCTGAGCCATCATAGAAATGAACTGTTAAACTTGACTAGATGTCTTATCCCAAAAGCCAAACTAATTGGAGTATAATGCTGTCCTATTTAGGACCACAATTAGCTCTTGATtggtgcaaaaaaaaagaatccctatgACCCTGGTTGCATTATAAAGATTTACACTGTTCACATTAATCTGATCTTCTATCTTA from Macrotis lagotis isolate mMagLag1 chromosome 4, bilby.v1.9.chrom.fasta, whole genome shotgun sequence includes the following:
- the LOC141523062 gene encoding olfactory receptor 13A1-like isoform X2 is translated as MAFSNNSQVTEFILQGFSEHPKLRIPLFGCFLSLYIVSLVGNVLIIIVITLNSSLHSPMYFFLFNLATMDIVCTSSILPKVLQGLLSEENNISYGGCMTQLYFVIWSGSSELLLFTVMAYDRYVAICHPLHYSTLMSKRLCNLLAVTVWLICAFNSSIHTGLMTRLYFCGPNVITHFFCEVPPLLLLSCTATYINSVMTVLADAFYGFINFLLTLVSYGFIISSILKIQTSEGKKRAFSTCSSHLIVVSMYYMAVLYAYISPICGYYPERSKLAGVLYTMLSPTLNPLIYTLRNKEVKMALMKLLPSFRN
- the LOC141523062 gene encoding olfactory receptor 13A1-like isoform X1, translating into MLMRVNNSQVTEFILQGFSEHPKLRIPLFGCFLSLYIVSLVGNVLIIIVITLNSSLHSPMYFFLFNLATMDIVCTSSILPKVLQGLLSEENNISYGGCMTQLYFVIWSGSSELLLFTVMAYDRYVAICHPLHYSTLMSKRLCNLLAVTVWLICAFNSSIHTGLMTRLYFCGPNVITHFFCEVPPLLLLSCTATYINSVMTVLADAFYGFINFLLTLVSYGFIISSILKIQTSEGKKRAFSTCSSHLIVVSMYYMAVLYAYISPICGYYPERSKLAGVLYTMLSPTLNPLIYTLRNKEVKMALMKLLPSFRN